The Eriocheir sinensis breed Jianghai 21 chromosome 21, ASM2467909v1, whole genome shotgun sequence genome includes the window agagagagagagagagagagagagagagagagagagagagagagagagagagagagagagagagagagagagagagagagagagagagagagagagaatgctatcgCTGTCATTAAAATACTTTCACAAACACATTGATTAAAGTACTCGAACTAGGAAAAAATATTAAGATGCTAGTAGGTTAAAGACATAATCATATACATTCAAAGAACTATCACCTTTTTCTTGTGCCTAAACGTGTTTCATAAAATTTCCTTCATCACCCTCTTATGCACTTTCTCgtttccagtttccttttttaTCCCGGTTTCAAAGGTTGCAAAAGGAGTGACAAAAGCTGACTCACAAGGAAAGAGGCTTCGTTCACTGTTTTCTTGTGTCGGTATGTCCGGTTTCCTGGTGACAATCATTTTTATAGCAAGGCCCGTGTTCTCAAAAAGGTTTCAGCGTCCTACAACACCTATTTCAACAAGCTATCGTGGAGGCTGCTTGGGTTTTCACTGACGGTTTTATGCTCCTGGCGATAGTTTTCAAAGGCTACCACACCATGAACAGGGAGGATATGTGATAACTTCATTagccttctcttcatcctctgaAAATTGTCCTAATGAGAGTTGAACCCATTTAAACATCCGGCCTTATACTTACGTAGTGTTTAATCCCCATGTAAATCAGTGCTATACGATCCCCTCCCTTATGCTGTATCACAACTTAAAGTCCCGGtgaattattatttattttttgtgttggcGGTTTTCGTATAATTGGGTGACGAATTATTACGCGGCGCTCGGTCCTCATGTGCAACAGCGATAAACGATCAACTAAAAGCCTTGCCAAGTACATTCATCCGTTGCCAGTTTGATTTATCGAGTGACATAAATAACTACAGAGCGTTTGATCCACATGTATTGCACCGATAAACAATCAACTCCCAAATGGTGCATTGCAAAGGGAAaaagaattatattattttatttgcgtTGCCGGTATTGAGTTTATTCGGTGACATGAAGATACGGACTTTCTTTATTGTGAGTTGAGTAGTCAGAAAGCAATACAACCTTAAATTTTCGTATTCTGAAGTGGATACCATGCCTGACTATTAAAGTATTTCCTGATGTCATACCTCATATATTAAAACAGAATGCTAGTGGGATCGATCCTTACGTAAAAGTCCCATTCCTCGGGCAAGTCACATTATGCATGGAGCTGATAACAGATAGACAACAGAAGCAACAGAGTGGTAACCCAGGATTATAGAAGATAGGACAGACACAAGCTGGATGGATTTCAGTCACACCCGACGGAGGTGCGGAACATTTGGAAAGGTTTTGCCATGCCACGGACTTCTAATGATTGTAGCTGAtgttaatgatgttgatgattatgatgatgagggggaggaagagaagcaagaaagaCCACTCGGTCCTTCAGATTAGCCGTCCCATCCCACGGCCTCTGATCCCCATGTAATAGAATCACAAACGATCTAATTCTCATGCCTCGATTCGTGCACACTCGCCGGTAACTGAACCCTTTCCTCGGTGCCTGCAGCTCGCCGGTgacctttcttccattcttggCTGAACCAGATTCGGGAAAAAAGTCTCCTGGTTTATATTATTAATACAAAAAACTAGACTTCACCTTTCAACCAGACAaactttcactctcttcctccttcagtaacACGCGGCGGACGGACGGGAGCCTTTCTACTTCGAGTCTACCCTTCACAAGACTCTGCGCTCCTATTCTTAtaacatttcctctcctcttaccgaTGCACTCTCAACACATTTGTTACTCCGGCAACCCTACCCCGTGCCCACACAACAGGTGACGCCACGCAGGGGACCTTTACTCCCCTGTATGGCGTGTCTGAAGGGGCACGGGGTGGGAGGGAGAACGGGGCGGGGGCTCGCACATAAAGGAAGTTCAAGGAGGGGGGCGGGGATGGCCTCGGGGTGACATGATGCAGCACAGTTTTGCAAGTATTCACACCTTTCCCATTCAGCCATACACGTCCCGCTCTGACCATCGCTTTCGTTGTCACAGAGATtcacaggtaaaaaaataaaaaaaacctatCCAGTCTGTATATGTCCCTGCTAATTACTCCCATTATAACTTTTCCGTCTACATTCGCTCATGCTTTCTTTGAGGCGTATAAAAACAAGACAATTTCCTTCACTTTGTATTATatcaacctttctttctcttgccaCACGATTTTCTATTCgactttctattctctcttcatCTTGCTCATCCTTTCACACTTAATAATGAGACACTTTCccgcgtgtgggtgtgggtgtgggtgtaggtgtgggtgtgttttaTTAATAATTACTTTCCTGCTTTCCTCGATATCCAAGTTTTTCTTTGTGGTCTTGTcacgcctctgtgtgtgtgtgtgtgtgtgtgtgtgtgtgtgtgtgtgtgtgtgtgtgtgtgtgtgtgttatcatctattctttcccttttccttactctctttaTCTCTAAAATGATATGATCTGCATTATTTCAGTTCTCCCTGCCGCTCATATTTTctcccaaacttttttttttttttatcttctctcactttcccgtcctctctctatttttttttttgttcccctttccttccttaaaatTCTTAGACAAAATAAGACACACTCCTGTttgattttttgttcttttgtattttttttctctcttgctccAGGCCACACGATTATCTCCTGGTTTACTTTCTTTTAAATGTAACGTGATACCACCCTCTGTTGTATTGTATCAAcctttgttcctctctcttccctgccaGCCACTCATGCCCTACGAGTTCGCATACGAGGTGAAAGACGACGCCACGACCAATTACCAGAACAGAGTGGAGTTCGTTGAGGATGGCGTGTTGCGGGGGAGCTACAGCCTCCTCTCCCCTGACGGTGTGGTTCGAACTTCCGTCTATTCCGACACCGGCAATGGCTTCGAGGTGAGTTACTCGGCATTAGGGCGGCGACGAGAGCCTACGAACGCCGTTAGAATGGCAAAGAATGAAGTTTGGCATATTACTGAGTAGCGACATAGATATTGCAGAAGTCAGGACAGAGAAAATAGGTGGAAATATGAAATTTAAACCCATGCTGGAGCAGGAAAGAGCACAAAatatgaaaagtagaaaatactGGAAAGGCATTTGTCTGTAgcgactgatgatgatggtgatgataaaggcattGAGGAGAGCATACGAGCGTCTTTAAAATACCAGGAATAGATGTTGGACATAGATGCTGCCCGTAGATggagtttcatttttttcttactaaCAGTTACTATATACTATATTATGGAAGTAAATCTAAAGTAAATATTTGTCTGCGatcaaacacataaaaaaacactgCATACCAGGAAAGAAAGGGAGCTTGTAAATTACACCGGCGAGTGAAATCGTCTTTCTTGTTTGCCTTCATCAAGCCGGTCTGTACGATGACTAAGGCACATGCAGCACATTCCTGACACACACTGTACCCCCTGAACAAGTCCTGCTGAAGGCACTTACTCATGAGGCCGCTCGCACCACAACGTTTGTCGCATCAAGATTTTCTATTCAGCGTATCATTCATGACACCCGCTTTCCTCTCTGAGCCAATCCTGCTAAAAACATTTATACTGCCGGCTTCGCTGCTTCATTCGTCCTAttaccgttttctttttcatgtgtATGAGCTTTGAGACTCAGCAAAATGAGAACTTTAATGTTTCGTTTTCTTTGCCAGTTGTATAAAGTTTTGGTGCGAAAATATAACAGTCTACCCGGCAATGGGGAACAGTTGATATATAAttacgacgacaacaacaacaatactagaagtgaaaatatgataataataataataataataataataataataataataataataataataataataataataataataataataataaaataatgaggtAACAAAAATTGACCATCCTCCCGGTTGGACACAAATCCTTCAACATGGCGCCTCTTTCCGTCCTCCCACAGGTGACCCTCCACGAAGTGCCAACAGACATCGTGGTCATCGGCTCAGGCCTCCCTGGTGACCCCGCGCTCAAGGCCGGGGGCACGTACAGGTACTACGACTCTCGCGACTCAGGCTCAAGGGAGTCCTTCCGGCCATCTTTCAGCAGGAGCGGTGGATTTGAGGCTTTCTCTAAAGCATCAGAAGGGTTTGACGGGTCTTCAAGAGGGTCAGCTATCTTTAGTTCATCGAGCAACAGAGACTTTTCATCGAAAAATAAACAGTCAAGTCGCGAAGAGTCATCCAGGCGCGAAGAATCGGAAAGGCGCGAAGAATCGTCGAGACGCGATGAGTCAAGACGCGAAGAATCGTCGAGACGCGATGAGTCAAGACGCGAAGAATCCGAAGGCTCCAGATTTGAATTTTTAACGAATGACAAGAGTGCCTTGGAAGCCTTCGACAGGGAGAGCGCCAGCCAAGGCTTCTCTGGTGGGTCTAGGGACTCCGAGGCTTCGTCGAGACGCAAAGAGTCAAGACGCGAAGAATCCGAAGGCTACAAATATGAATTGTTGACGAATGACAAGAGTGCCTTGGAAGCCTTCGACAGGGAGAGCGCCAGCCAAGGCTTCTCTGGCGGGTCTAGGGACTCCGAGGCTTCGTCGAGACACGAAGAGTCTGGAGGCTTTGGAGAGTTCTCGCATGCCTTCGCGTCATCGTTCTCCCAGCAGGGAGGATCTGGAGGTGGATCAGGTGGTGGATCTGGAGGTGGATCAGGTGGTGGATCTGGTGGTGGATTAGGTGGTGGATTTGGTGGTGGATCAGGTGGTGGATCTGAGGGTGGATCAGGTGGATCAAGAGGTGGATTCGGTGGTGGATCTGAGGGTGGATCATTAGGTGGATCTGGAGGATCAAGTGGTGGATCTGGTGGTGGATCAGGGGGTGGATTTGTTGGAACTGGTAGTGGATCAGGTCACGGTGGATCTGGTGGTGGATCAGGTGGTGGATATGAGGGTGGATTAGGTGGTGGATCAGGGGGTGGATTCGGTGGTGGATCTGAGGGTGGATCATTTGGTGGTGAATTTGGTGGATCAGGTGGTGGATCTGGTGGTGGATCAGATGGTGGATCTGGAGGTGGGTCAAGTGGTGGATCTGGTGGTGGATCAGGGGGTGGATTTGTTGGAACTGGTGGTGGATCAGGTCACGGTGGATCAAGTGGTGGATCTGACGGTGGATCAGGTGGCGGATtcggtggtggttctggtggatCAGGTGGGGGATCACATGGTGGTTCAAGTGGATCAGGTGGCGGATccggtggtggttctggtggatCAGGTCGCGGATCACATGGTGGTTCTGGTGGATCAGGTGGCGGATCAGGTGGCGGATCACATGGTGGTTTAGGTGGATCAGGTGGCGGATTCGGTGGTGAATTTGGTGGATCAGGTGGCGGATccggtggtggttctggtggatCAGGTGGCGGATccggtggtggttctggtggatCAGGTGGGGGATCACATGGTGGTTCTGGTGGATCAGGTGGCGGATCACATGGTGGTTCAGGTGGATCAGGTGGCGGATTCGGAGGTGGATCTGGTGGATCAGGTGGCGGATCACATGGTGGTTCAGGTGGATCAGATGGCGGATTCGGTGGTGGATCTGGTGGATCAGGTGGCGGATTCGGAGTTGGATCTGGTGGATCAGGTGGCGGATCACATGGTGGTTCAGGTGGATCAGATGGCGGATTCGGTGGTGAATTTGGTGGATCAGGTGGCGGATTCGGTGGTGAATTTAGTGGATCAGGTGGCGGATCACATGGTGGTTCAGGTGGATCAGATGGCGGATTCGGTGGTGGATCTGGTGGATCAGGTGGCGGATTCGGAGTTGGATCTGGTGGATCAGGTGGCGGATCACATGGTGGTTCAGGTGGATCAGATGGCGGATTCGGTGGTGGATCTGGTGGATCAGGTGGGGGATCACATGGTGGTTCTGGTGGATCAGATGGCGGATTCGGTGGTGGATCTGGTGGATCAGGTGGGGGATCACATGGTGGTTCTGGTGGATCAGATGGCGGATTCGGTGGTGGATCTGGTGGATCCGGTGGCGGATCACATGGTGGTTCTGGTGGATCAGATGGCGGATTCGGTGGTGGATCTGGTGGATCAGGTGGGGGATCACATGGTGGTTCTAGTGGATCAGGTGGCGGATCACATGGTGGTTTAAGTGGATCAGATGGCGGATTCGGTGGTGGATCTGGTGGATCAGGTGGCGGATTCGGAGTTGGATCTGGTGGATCAGGTGGCGGATCACATGGTGGTTCAGGTGGATCAGATGGCGGATTCGGTGGTGGATCTGGTGGATCAGGTGGGGGATCACATGGTGGTTCTGGTGGATCAGATGGCGGATTCGGTGGTGGATCTGGTGGATCAGGTGGGGGATCACATGGTGGTTCTAGTGGATCAGGTGGTGAATTCGGTGGTGGATTTGGTGGATCAGGTGGCGGATCACATGGTGGTTCAGGTGGATCAGATGGCGGATTCGGTGGTGGATCTGGTGGATCAGGTGGGGGATCACATGGTGGTTCTAGTGGATCAGATGGCGGATTCGGTGGTGGATCTGGTGGATCAGGTGGGGGATCACATGGTGGTTCAGGTGGATCAGGTGACGGATTCGGTGGTGGATCTGGTGGCGGATCCGATGGTGGATCAGGTGGATCAGGTGGCGAGTTCGGTGGTGGATCTGGTGGATCATTTGGCGGATCACATGGAGGTTCAGGTGGATCAGGTGGGGGATCCGGTGGTGGATCTGGTGGATCAGGTGGCGGATCCGATGGTGGATCAGGTAGTGGTTCAGGTGGATCAGGTGGCGGATTCGGTGGGGGATCTGGTGGATCACATGGTGGTTCAGGTGCATCAGGTGGGGGATCCGGTGGTGGATCTAGTGGATCAGGTGGCGGATCACATGGTGGTTCAGGTGGAGGATTCGGTGGTGGATCTGGTGGATCAGGTGGCGGATCACATGGTGGTTCAGGTGGATCAGGTGGGAGATCCGGTGGTGGATCAAGTGGCGGATCCGATGGTGGATCAGGTGGCGGATTCGGTGGTGGACTTGATATTGGACTCGGTTTTGGAACTGATGGACCTGGTGGATCAGGATCTGGTATTGAACTCGGTTTGGGACTTGGTGGTGGACCTGGTATTGAGCTCGGGTTTGGAACTGATGGACCTGGTGGATTCGGTGGTGAACCTGGTGGATCAGGAGGTGGATTCGGTGGTGGACCTGGTGGATCAGGTGGCGGATCACATGGTGGTTCAGGTGGATCAGGTGGCGGATccggtggtggttctggtggatCAGGTGGTGGATTCGATGGTGGATCAGGTGGTGGTTCAGGTGTATCAGGTGGCGGATTCGGTGGTGGACTTGATATTGGACTCGGTTTTGGAGCTGGTGATGGACCTGGTGGGTCAGGAGGTGGACTTGGTGGATCAGTTGGCGGATTCGGTGGTCGACCTGGTGGATCAGATGGTGGATTCGGTGATGGATCAGGTGGGTCAGGTGGATTCGGTGGCGGATTCGGAGGTGGACCAGGAGGTGGATTCGGTGGTGGATCAGGTGGATCAGGTGGATCAGGTGGATTCGGTGGCGGATTCGGTGGTGGACCAGGAGGTGGATTCGGTGGTGGATCAGGTGGATCAGGTGGATTCGGTGGCGGATTCGGTGGTGGACCAGGAGGTGGATTCGGTGGTGGATCAGGTGGATCAGGTGGTGGATctggtggtggagcaggtggaTCTGGTGGCGGGGTCAGTGGTGGAGgggccggcggcggcggcgtcaacCTACAGGACAAGGCCGTGTTCATCATTCACCCTGACTTCTTCAAGACCGGCGCGGGCGCCGGCCTGACGGGCCTGCCGGAAGTGACGGAGCCCATTATTATCGTGAGTGACAATAAATTTGCCCAGGGTGGGGGTGGGGCTGGCGTAGGTTTCAGTAATGCTCTGGGCGGAGGAGGGTTTGCGGGAGCCTTTAGCAGCGTGAACAGGCTGggagaggctgctgctgctgacacCACAGCGGCTCACTCAAGCGGTGCTGCATCAACTGCTACCGCCGAAGAAGTAAGTACATCCTCTGGTAAAAGTGGATCGACCTCGACCAGTGCCATTGAAAGCGCTTCATCCTTAGGCAGTGCCTCAATAAGCGCTTCTTCTCCAAGCAGTGAAGGCTTCGTTGCATCCACCTTCAGCTCCAACGGATTGACTGTTGGAAGTGCGACAGGTGATTCTACCTCTGCCTCGAGTGGATCATTTGGAAGAAGTACCATCGAAAATGTCTCATCCTCAGCTAGTGCCGCTGAAGGAGCATCTTCAAGTGGTGCTACAAAGAGTGCTTCATTCTCCAGTGCAAGTGAATCATCGGGCAGCGCCACTGATGGTGCTTCTTTTTTAACTAGTGCTTCCGAAGGTGGTTCATCCTCCCACGGATCAGTTTCCTCAGGGAGTGGAACTGAAGGCGCCTTTTTATTTGATGCAAGTGGATCTTCCCTAGGCAGTGCGGCTGAAGTTGATACTTCTTTAGGCAGTGCCGCTGAAGTAGCCTCCTCAAGCAGTGCCACTGAAGTGGCCTCCTCAGGCAGTGCCGCTGAAGTGACCTTCTCAGGTAGTGCCGCTGAAGTGGCCTCCTCAAGCGGTGCCGCTGAAGTGACCTCCTCAAATAGTGCCGCTGAAGTGACCTCAAGCAATGCCGCTGCAGCGGCTTCCTCAGGCAGTGCCGCTGAAGGTGTTTCTTCTTCGAGCAGTGGAGGGTTCGATGCATCTACATTCAACTCTAGAAAACTATCTGTAGAAAGCAGCACAAAagattcttcatcttcttccagcAGAAAAGGTGGAGTTCTAACAATTACTTCCTCTAGCTTGGATGGATCATCTGGTATCAACAAAGCGGTAACTGATGAGTCGTCTGGCAGGGGACAATCAGTTCTCGATAGTGGAGCATCAGGAGGaacaaaaaatattgaaaaggcAGCCAATGCAAAACCAGCTTCTTCGGGTCAAATTGGGCTGAATGGATTTAGCACGTCCTTCAGTGAAGGCGGATCACAACAGTTTATAATATCCTCTAGTGGAGACGCATCCAGGTTTGACTCCCACAGATTTTCCAGCAGTGGATCCGGTGGCTCTTCAAGCAGTGGGGCGTCAAGCAGTGCCATTTTGCACAGCCAAAGCGGTGGTGACTTAAAACTGCAGGCACCGGACCAGTTACTGAAGATTCTCAATCCAGGCCAAACAGCTCGCGGGCTTCAGGGTATCCGCGGCAGTTCGGGCCAGGGCGGGGCTGTCTTCTTTACGCAGGAAACTGACCTGGCCTCTTCCCAGGGCGGCAAAACCTCCATCACACAACTGCCAGTCACTCGCGTCACCACCGTGACACACCTCCCTGACGATTCTAAGCAAGGCTCTTCCATCTTGAAAATAGCTGGCAGTTCCACGGGCTTCAAGAATAACCAGAACGTGTTCACAAGCCCACCGTCAGGTGCTGCACGATTCTTTGCATCAGCATCAAACACAAAAACTTTTCAGGCGAGTGGCAAGAAGTCAGCAGGAAACAAAATTGTTAGCATATCCGGCTCAGGAACACTCACGACTCTTCCTACTGGTGACACTGTCCTCGCCTTGGGCAGCAAACAACCCATTGCAATTTCCACTTCCCAGGGCGTCATCAGGAACAGCCGGAGGACCGCGCCCTTTTCCACCACCAACTCGAGGCAGCAACGACCGAGGCGAATCCGAGGGCGGCTTCTGAGGTCACTCTAATTGGCCAAAGAGGTGAAGACACACCTGCATTGAGGTTCACCGTCTCAGCGCCCACTGTTCCTTCAATATGTTAACGTTAGCTTGTACGATAGGCAGAATCGATGTTAATGGCCGCAGTGATCAGATTTTGCTGCTGAAAAGGGTTCATAGAAACTCTGCTTTTATGTtttacacaaacacactctcAGTCATTAACTACATTAATGAAACGAAGAGTTTGTCATTTACCTATTACACAAACACTTCACATATCACTGCACTGTTACTGTCCATACATCATGCCTCTTCCCTTTAATGGCTTGTTTTCATTCGCGAACGAAACGCTGTTACTGTTAGCCAATGCTTAGGTTAGGAACCATGCACACTTGTAGTCATGAGGTGCTgagctctgtgtgtgtatgtgtgtgtgtgtgtgtgtgtgtgtgctaagttATGTGTGTGGATCACTTGATATTGTTGTAACGGTAAGTTATCACGGAGAAGCGTGCTAGGTTTTGTGTGTGGATCACGTCAAGCTGTTTAAACAGAAATGTATCACGAGGTCCATTAGTCGTTaagttatgtttgtgtgtttataacgttgaaattaataaaaaaaatattttttataagCTGAAAAAATGTTTTATTCTAACATCTGGTTACAGGGTTCAATAAACAAACAGGTGCTCTGAGTTCTTGAAATCTATAAAAACAAAGATAAGATTAATCCACAAAGAGGTAATTAACAAAAAGACAAGAATACAAACACTGATGTTCCTGGGGTAACACTTTTAAACTCTCAAAAAGGAAGAGGCTGAGGGAGGATGGAGTGTGCTCCTTACCGGAACAAGCTGGCATGGAGAGCACGGGCGTGGGGGAACCTTCTCTACACGTCACCAACACTCCTGCAACAGATATATAAATTgctataaatggaaggaaaaacgcTTCAATGTTTAAATATGCGTTacatagaaagggaaagggtacGAGGACACTTGATCGAGAtttatgaatggatgaagggctttcatAAGGGTGATGTATAAGGATTTTAGTAGTAGAAGAGCAGAGTACAACACGTAGgctagtaatggatttaaattggataaactcagattcaacaaagacatagcaagaaccagggttgttgattttttttaatttcaagcaagatggcggcactataaaacagttgcctgcgcttccaattggctgggaccaaccaaaagagtaaagatggggccatacgctacagctgagcgtggccgcagtgctcatctccttGGCACGGGCCCCTGACCATTGATGGGAAGAAACCATCACCCCAggacagggtcagcgtgacatccgggttacgacGGTTTATCTTCCCAAAGTTTACCATtgtaagggccgccggcaaccctcacataactttgtgtgtgtgtgtgtgtgtgtgtgtggctctcgcaatctctaagcctttacaaCCATATAtacctatttatcgaccagcccgaaagggaggatgagcagctgggtgagtgggacgctgactgcccaggtcgggattcaaacccagggcGCGGGTTTGTAGCAAGGCATactaaccactagaccatggaggtataaaaaaaacaataaaaaaaatctaatgtcaacaagatgagaaaacagttGCAATAAGCAAATGAACTtaagttgctaacccatggttgccctgcacacattctaaatATTTTGGCTCATGGTTTGGAAATTGGCAACATaaaagaacatgtggttcatgttgtaaTATACTTCTGAagccatcactctgcctcagcaagatgcCGTCAGAAAGGCGGTCAGTGTCTTGTTCTGCTCCAGGACACTGGATGGACCAGGTGTGGCTGACGGAAGATATGTATAATGAACTAACAGCTCAGGTAAAAATtttgtgaagttgacagggaaaataTGGATATCGAGGTTagagagtgttttctttgtttatttctccattctATGTTGTTGCTCAGCAAtgagatcaagatttaaatcaatgacaaaaaaaaatcaaataatataaatcttgatttaaatcaatgatttaaaaaaataatttgatttaagttttgatttaaatcaacttgatttaaatcaaacaaccctggcAAGAACTGCTTTACTAATATTGTGGTGGATGAGTGCAGCAATcactcatgtggtgagtgccaatatgataTATAGCTCCAAGGAAAGcttacataaattcatggatactGAGGATAAATGGGGTTAGGATGACAAAAACCTGCCTTGTATGGGCATTCCGGACTCTTGcagattatatgtgtgtgtgtgtgtgtgtgtgtgtgtgtgtgtgtgtgtgtgtgtgtgtgtgtgtgtgtgtgtgtgtgtgtgtgtgtatctatgtgataaagaaagagaaagagaaagataaggagaattcaaatattcgtgtatttaatcATTcacctatttatttactttacatccggttaaaaatatacatattttaGTACGTTCCCGAACATTGGTGTGTCGCAGCTGCATTACCTGATATGCTTTTTAAGAAACGATGGCTCGGCAGATCTCTAAAGCTGCTGAGATAATCCACATAATTAACTCATCCCACCACACACCTGCACCTTCCCAAGCCCTGCCTCCAGCGTCACCTGCTCTGCGCCACGCCTCCTGCTGTGCTCCACCGTCCCCTTCCTCAGGTGCCCGTTTCCAACCTTGCTGCATCAACCTTCACACCAGGAGCCTTCCTCGTACCTTTAGCTGTCCCTTGACTTCCATAATCTCTCTCTGCATTTCAATAGTTGATATAATTTTCCCGTAAGGCTCTCATTTCTTATCTCTGCGTCTATCATTTTTTTCGCTGCGAATATTGACTATCAAATGTTCAGGATTCCAAAATGGTTGTCTGTTAACTTGTAAAAAACAAAATTGCTTATTCCCAGTTGCCTATTCGGTGAAGTTCCCTCGAAGC containing:
- the LOC127001562 gene encoding uncharacterized PE-PGRS family protein PE_PGRS54-like isoform X40, with the translated sequence MWKVVVVAAALSVAAVAGEGGQEAQLSGPGLSLGELLRGSRESSGEYRVRHFGRGGGDDDDSEEFPPLMPYEFAYEVKDDATTNYQNRVEFVEDGVLRGSYSLLSPDGVVRTSVYSDTGNGFEVTLHEVPTDIVVIGSGLPGDPALKAGGTYRYYDSRDSGSRESFRPSFSRSGGFEAFSKASEGFDGSSRGSAIFSSSSNRDFSSKNKQSSREESSRREESERREESSRRDESRREESSRRDESRREESEGSRFEFLTNDKSALEAFDRESASQGFSGGSRDSEASSRRKESRREESEGYKYELLTNDKSALEAFDRESASQGFSGGSRDSEASSRHEESGGFGEFSHAFASSFSQQGGSGGGSGGGSGGGSGGGSGGGLGGGFGGGSGGGSEGGSGGSRGGFGGGSEGGSLGGSGGSSGGSGGGSGGGFVGTGSGSGHGGSGGGSGGGYEGGLGGGSGGGFGGGSEGGSFGGEFGGSGGGSGGGSDGGSGGGSSGGSGGGSGGGFVGTGGGSGHGGSSGGSDGGSGGGFGGGSGGSGGGSHGGSSGSGGGSGGGSGGSGRGSHGGSGGSGGGSGGGSHGGLGGSGGGFGGEFGGSGGGSGGGSGGSGGGSGGGSGGSGGGSHGGSGGSGGGSHGGSGGSGGGFGGGSGGSGGGSHGGSGGSDGGFGGGSGGSGGGSHGGSGGSDGGFGGGSGGSGGGFGVGSGGSGGGSHGGSGGSDGGFGGGSGGSGGGSHGGSGGSDGGFGGGSGGSGGGSHGGSSGSGGEFGGGFGGSGGGSHGGSGGSDGGFGGGSGGSGGGSHGGSSGSDGGFGGGSGGSGGGSHGGSGGSGDGFGGGSGGGSDGGSGGSGGEFGGGSGGSFGGSHGGSGGSGGGSGGGSGGSGGGSDGGSGSGSGGSGGGFGGGSGGSHGGSGASGGGSGGGSSGSGGGSHGGSGGGFGGGSGGSGGGSHGGSGGSGGRSGGGSSGGSDGGSGGGFGGGLDIGLGFGTDGPGGSGSGIELGLGLGGGPGIELGFGTDGPGGFGGEPGGSGGGFGGGPGGSGGGSHGGSGGSGGGSGGGSGGSGGGFDGGSGGGSGVSGGGFGGGLDIGLGFGAGDGPGGSGGGLGGSVGGFGGRPGGSDGGFGDGSGGSGGFGGGFGGGPGGGFGGGSGGSGGSGGFGGGFGGGPGGGFGGGSGGSGGFGGGFGGGPGGGFGGGSGGSGGGSGGGAGGSGGGVSGGGAGGGGVNLQDKAVFIIHPDFFKTGAGAGLTGLPEVTEPIIIVSDNKFAQGGGGAGVGFSNALGGGGFAGAFSSVNRLGEAAAADTTAAHSSGAASTATAEEVSTSSGKSGSTSTSAIESASSLGSASISASSPSSEGFVASTFSSNGLTVGSATGDSTSASSGSFGRSTIENVSSSASAAEGASSSGATKSASFSSASESSGSATDGASFLTSASEGGSSSHGSVSSGSGTEGAFLFDASGSSLGSAAEVDTSLGSAAEVASSSSATEVASSGSAAEVTFSGSAAEVASSSGAAEVTSSNSAAEVTSSNAAAAASSGSAAEGVSSSSSGGFDASTFNSRKLSVESSTKDSSSSSSRKGGVLTITSSSLDGSSGINKAVTDESSGRGQSVLDSGASGGTKNIEKAANAKPASSGQIGLNGFSTSFSEGGSQQFIISSSGDASRFDSHRFSSSGSGGSSSSGASSSAILHSQSGGDLKLQAPDQLLKILNPGQTARGLQGIRGSSGQGGAVFFTQETDLASSQGGKTSITQLPVTRVTTVTHLPDDSKQGSSILKIAGSSTGFKNNQNVFTSPPSGAARFFASASNTKTFQASGKKSAGNKIVSISGSGTLTTLPTGDTVLALGSKQPIAISTSQGVIRNSRRTAPFSTTNSRQQRPRRIRGRLLRSL